The Mucilaginibacter mallensis genome has a segment encoding these proteins:
- a CDS encoding TonB-dependent receptor: MKKFILFISIFSLFYGQKIFAQKRTLTGTVISADDNTPLPGVSVKIKGLDEGSTTNKDGAFQIIVRNGKYLVFSFIGYEPQEVLIDGTKNFNISLKPAKSTLNEVQIVGSHNANRTKLNSPVPVDVIDLKPLLESAPQTSVTQILQYISPSFHSVNGSNAGDAGSALSLAQLRGLGPDQVLVLINGKRMHKSANVNYGGLGNGSTGYDLNSIPTGSIDHIEILRDGAAAQYGSDAIAGVINIVLKKNTDDLAVSTTGSVRKRGDGAVTLTNANYGVAVGNNGGYINATVEYGTQAIALQPGNSTAGLYNGPIYGGGANTRGYDAIYTQAIDNAILSSRGIDRHYFDQRGSGANAGQNALLYFNAAFPLKGSAEVYAFGGISDRNSQFTATYRLPGWTSRNNNFIYPDGFLPAMENNIVDESIATGIRGKINGWNVDLSNVFGKNIFGNRVDNSLNASLGLTSPTSFDDGSYSAGQNTASLDFSRYFDKVLKGLNIAFGVQDRVETFQINAGELASYQKGDQRNIYNVDTTANGITYLASSGTTSLNGLAAGSQIHLGFQPANAVDVSRSITAGYADVELNVTKAWLLSAAGREEYYTDFGNVFTYKAATRYTFDRWLSIRGSVNTGFRAPDLAQSYYTSISTTFQQGVGVDILTASNQSAAARALGIPKLTPERSKGYALGLTSEPVDNVEITLDGYQIDIANRIGNTGNFTSTDNNLPADVKNLFQQTGAAQANFFYNEFSTRTLGIEFTSSYKILLNNGNLTFLLGGNFDKNEVTKVNTPPGLEAYKNVILSPSERARVTTNIPAQKVNLQGIYNIDKFTFLARTVYFGKVTTATLLSAADPLNPVYYYQTLHPIWVTDISAGYKITPKIQGTIGINNLFNVLGDYSSPVVSGLRNPTIVGIQDGNAGIQPFIRFTAHF, encoded by the coding sequence ATGAAAAAATTCATACTCTTTATATCCATTTTCAGCCTGTTTTACGGGCAAAAGATATTCGCGCAAAAGCGAACGCTAACCGGCACTGTAATAAGTGCTGATGATAACACACCCTTACCCGGGGTATCTGTAAAAATAAAAGGCCTTGATGAAGGATCAACCACTAATAAGGATGGCGCCTTTCAAATCATAGTACGAAACGGTAAATACCTCGTATTCTCATTTATTGGTTATGAACCACAGGAAGTATTAATTGATGGGACTAAGAACTTTAACATCAGCCTTAAACCGGCAAAAAGTACTTTAAATGAGGTGCAGATAGTTGGATCGCATAATGCTAACCGCACCAAATTAAATTCACCGGTGCCTGTAGATGTTATTGATCTTAAACCATTGCTTGAATCAGCTCCACAGACAAGTGTTACGCAGATCCTGCAATATATATCGCCTTCTTTCCACTCAGTTAATGGCAGTAATGCGGGTGACGCAGGCTCGGCTTTAAGTCTGGCGCAGTTACGGGGTTTAGGTCCTGATCAGGTTTTGGTGCTGATAAACGGCAAGCGCATGCACAAAAGCGCCAACGTAAATTATGGTGGCCTGGGTAATGGCTCAACCGGGTACGATCTTAACTCCATACCTACTGGCTCCATTGATCATATAGAAATATTGCGTGATGGAGCTGCCGCGCAATACGGATCAGACGCTATTGCAGGGGTTATTAACATTGTATTAAAAAAGAATACGGATGACCTGGCGGTAAGTACTACCGGTAGTGTACGTAAAAGAGGGGATGGAGCGGTTACGCTTACCAATGCGAATTATGGTGTAGCTGTGGGCAACAATGGCGGCTATATTAATGCCACAGTTGAATATGGCACCCAAGCCATTGCGTTACAGCCCGGTAACTCAACTGCGGGCTTGTATAATGGGCCTATTTATGGCGGAGGTGCCAATACCCGCGGCTACGATGCTATTTATACCCAGGCCATTGATAATGCCATACTAAGCTCAAGAGGTATTGACAGGCACTATTTTGATCAGCGGGGATCAGGTGCTAATGCAGGGCAAAATGCTTTGCTATATTTTAATGCGGCATTTCCGTTAAAGGGATCGGCAGAAGTATATGCCTTTGGCGGCATCAGCGACAGAAACTCCCAATTTACAGCTACTTATCGTTTACCGGGGTGGACTTCAAGAAACAATAACTTCATCTATCCCGATGGATTTTTGCCTGCAATGGAAAATAACATTGTTGATGAATCAATAGCAACAGGCATACGAGGTAAGATAAATGGCTGGAATGTAGATCTTTCAAATGTATTCGGGAAGAATATTTTTGGCAATCGTGTTGATAATTCATTAAATGCCAGTCTGGGTTTAACCAGTCCTACCAGCTTTGATGATGGCAGCTACAGTGCCGGTCAGAATACAGCGAGTTTGGATTTTAGCCGTTATTTCGACAAAGTTTTAAAAGGGCTGAATATTGCCTTTGGCGTTCAGGACCGTGTTGAAACCTTCCAGATAAATGCCGGCGAACTGGCATCATACCAAAAAGGCGACCAGCGAAATATTTATAATGTTGATACAACGGCAAATGGTATTACCTACCTGGCATCTTCAGGCACAACCTCATTGAATGGCCTTGCTGCCGGCTCGCAAATACATTTAGGATTTCAACCTGCAAACGCGGTTGATGTTAGCCGGTCAATAACCGCCGGGTATGCCGATGTAGAATTAAATGTAACCAAGGCATGGCTTTTATCGGCCGCGGGTCGTGAAGAGTATTATACCGATTTTGGAAACGTATTTACCTATAAGGCAGCCACCAGATATACCTTTGATCGCTGGCTAAGCATAAGGGGATCCGTGAATACGGGCTTCAGAGCGCCTGATCTGGCACAATCTTATTATACCTCAATTTCCACAACCTTTCAGCAGGGAGTAGGGGTTGATATTTTAACTGCATCAAACCAGAGCGCTGCTGCCAGGGCTTTAGGCATACCTAAGCTTACACCTGAAAGATCAAAAGGATATGCGCTTGGTTTAACCTCAGAACCGGTTGATAATGTTGAAATAACGCTTGATGGTTACCAGATAGATATTGCCAACCGCATAGGTAATACCGGCAACTTTACCTCTACTGATAACAATTTACCGGCAGATGTGAAAAACCTGTTCCAGCAAACAGGTGCCGCGCAGGCCAACTTTTTTTACAACGAATTTAGCACACGTACCTTAGGTATAGAGTTTACCAGTAGTTATAAAATATTGCTGAATAATGGCAACCTTACATTCTTACTCGGCGGTAACTTTGATAAAAATGAAGTAACCAAAGTCAATACCCCTCCGGGGCTCGAAGCTTACAAGAATGTTATCCTGAGCCCGTCAGAGCGTGCACGGGTAACTACCAACATTCCGGCTCAAAAAGTGAATTTACAGGGTATTTATAATATAGATAAATTCACTTTCCTGGCGCGTACTGTATATTTCGGTAAGGTAACTACAGCAACATTGCTAAGTGCCGCAGACCCGTTAAATCCGGTATATTACTACCAGACCCTGCACCCAATATGGGTAACCGATATATCAGCGGGGTATAAGATCACACCTAAAATACAAGGTACTATCGGCATAAATAATTTATTTAATGTTTTGGGTGATTATAGCAGCCCTGTAGTCTCCGGACTGAGAAACCCAACAATTGTGGGCATACAGGATGGTAATGCAGGTATACAACCATTTATAAGATTTACAGCTCATTTCTAA
- a CDS encoding cytochrome-c peroxidase: MQSVKIKDLTAEIKAEKREKGQVMKKRNIVLLFIAFSFLMITQFSFMAGSDQVQTKEQLGEKLFFDPILSKDHTISCSSCHKPEFGFADTTAFSKGIEGHLTARNSPGLTNLSGRPHFFWDGRASSLEEQALGPITSPTEMGLPIEELVMRLNDDKYYADAFQKVFKAAPSKDNVVKAIASFERTLETANSPYDRYINGDDNAMSASAIRGRLLFIGKANCNNCHSGEDFTADRFKSIGLYNGKDLNDPGRSAITKNDAEIGEFKIPSLRNVAVTAPYMHNGKFKTLHEVVTYYNNPEAVVKGGLNRDLALSKPLNLTDSEIDDIVSFLKALTDDRFAQKVSK; the protein is encoded by the coding sequence ATGCAATCGGTAAAAATTAAGGATTTAACAGCAGAAATAAAGGCAGAAAAGCGCGAAAAGGGCCAGGTCATGAAAAAGAGAAATATAGTATTACTTTTTATAGCATTTAGTTTTTTAATGATAACGCAGTTTAGCTTTATGGCAGGCAGCGATCAGGTGCAAACTAAGGAACAATTGGGCGAAAAATTATTTTTTGATCCAATACTATCAAAAGACCATACCATAAGCTGTTCATCATGCCATAAGCCTGAATTTGGTTTTGCCGATACAACTGCCTTTAGTAAGGGTATTGAAGGGCATTTAACCGCGCGTAATTCGCCGGGACTTACCAATTTGTCGGGGCGGCCGCATTTCTTTTGGGATGGTCGGGCTTCATCATTAGAGGAGCAGGCCTTAGGGCCAATAACTTCGCCAACTGAAATGGGTTTGCCCATCGAAGAACTCGTAATGCGGTTAAATGATGATAAATATTATGCCGATGCTTTTCAAAAAGTATTTAAGGCCGCGCCATCAAAAGATAACGTGGTAAAAGCCATCGCATCATTTGAACGTACACTCGAAACAGCCAACAGCCCTTATGACCGCTATATAAATGGCGATGATAATGCGATGTCGGCATCGGCTATACGCGGGCGTTTACTGTTTATTGGAAAAGCTAACTGCAATAACTGCCACTCGGGCGAGGACTTTACAGCCGACAGGTTTAAAAGCATTGGCTTATATAATGGTAAGGATCTGAATGATCCCGGTCGTTCGGCTATTACCAAGAACGATGCGGAAATAGGTGAGTTTAAAATTCCTAGTCTGCGTAATGTAGCTGTTACTGCGCCGTATATGCACAATGGTAAATTTAAAACCTTACACGAGGTGGTCACCTATTACAATAATCCCGAAGCAGTTGTAAAAGGTGGCCTCAACCGCGACCTGGCATTAAGCAAGCCCTTAAATCTTACCGATAGCGAAATAGATGATATCGTATCTTTTTTAAAAGCTCTTACCGATGACAGGTTTGCCCAAAAGGTGAGTAAGTAA
- a CDS encoding YceI family protein, protein MKLNSTLIAAVLIAASFSVSATNKTLPAAKKAVKHIAKEQTFKVDNQTSKIGWLAKKATGEHNGNIKISDGTFNVQNNVLKTANFSIDISTITDIDLTDPAQNDKLVSTLKSDTFFDSGKFPKADFVTTSIVKGSNQQYTITGKLTIKGITNEVSFPATVAVTNNKLTANAKLTIDRTKYDIKFRSKNFFENLGDKVIYDDFDLDISLVANAQ, encoded by the coding sequence ATGAAATTAAATTCCACCCTAATAGCAGCCGTTTTGATAGCTGCATCATTTTCTGTTTCGGCTACAAATAAAACATTACCTGCAGCCAAAAAAGCTGTTAAGCATATTGCAAAAGAGCAAACATTTAAAGTTGATAATCAAACCAGTAAAATTGGCTGGCTGGCAAAAAAGGCTACCGGCGAACATAACGGAAATATTAAAATAAGTGACGGTACCTTTAACGTACAAAATAATGTACTTAAAACCGCCAACTTTAGTATTGACATCAGTACGATAACTGATATTGACCTTACAGATCCGGCACAAAATGATAAACTGGTAAGTACCTTAAAAAGTGATACATTTTTTGATTCCGGTAAATTTCCGAAGGCGGATTTTGTAACTACATCTATTGTTAAAGGCAGTAACCAGCAATATACCATTACGGGTAAGTTAACTATAAAAGGTATTACCAATGAGGTTTCCTTTCCTGCAACAGTTGCTGTAACCAACAATAAGTTAACAGCTAATGCCAAACTTACTATCGATCGTACTAAATACGATATCAAGTTCCGCTCAAAGAACTTTTTCGAGAATTTGGGCGATAAGGTTATCTATGATGATTTTGATCTGGATATATCGCTTGTAGCTAACGCACAGTAA
- a CDS encoding peroxiredoxin family protein yields the protein MKTNIFSKTLQCLLAGILLSSAAFAAGNPPAEKFIKQGVWRGVFTISETQVPFNFEVKGKDAEHAVFTLLNGTRRDNFHVKRLGSDSLFIKMNTYDAALVAKINDDGTISGEYRSLVPGFRGNSLPFTAEYGKKYRFVEPGKDVPPTANLTGKWELKVYSKEQVPNKIALLKQNGNKLTGVIMQVTGDSRELEGTVQGNEFELSGFTGPSPKIYKGHINDDGTISGEIAAGIYDNTKFDGVKDDKAELPDPYKLTYLKEGYKKLDFTFPDLNGKPVSLSDDKYKGKVVIIEVVGTWCPNCTDQTVFLSPWFNKNKDRGVEAIAIGFEQKDSLKYAQYTLGKLRDKYNIQYDILFGGLADKKIVSQKLPALNKFVAFPTTIIIDRKGDVREIYTGYTGTVTGKYYQDYEKKFNKLLDELIAEPAPAIAAISNQDNNNNK from the coding sequence ATGAAAACCAATATTTTTTCAAAAACATTACAGTGCCTGCTTGCAGGCATATTATTAAGCAGCGCCGCATTTGCCGCTGGTAACCCTCCCGCAGAAAAGTTTATAAAACAAGGTGTTTGGCGTGGTGTGTTCACCATAAGCGAAACCCAGGTGCCTTTTAATTTTGAAGTTAAAGGCAAAGATGCCGAGCACGCTGTATTTACGTTGCTAAATGGTACCCGTCGCGACAATTTTCACGTTAAGCGCCTGGGCAGTGATTCGTTATTCATAAAGATGAATACTTATGATGCCGCCCTTGTTGCAAAAATTAATGACGATGGCACCATAAGCGGGGAATACCGCAGTCTTGTACCAGGTTTTAGGGGGAATTCTTTACCTTTTACTGCAGAGTATGGTAAAAAGTACCGTTTTGTTGAGCCCGGAAAAGATGTACCACCAACGGCCAACCTCACCGGTAAATGGGAGTTGAAGGTCTATTCAAAAGAGCAGGTTCCCAATAAGATAGCCTTGTTAAAGCAAAACGGGAATAAACTTACCGGTGTAATCATGCAGGTAACAGGTGATAGCCGCGAACTGGAAGGTACCGTACAAGGAAACGAGTTTGAATTATCAGGCTTTACCGGCCCAAGTCCTAAAATTTATAAAGGCCACATTAATGATGATGGCACTATAAGCGGCGAAATAGCAGCAGGTATTTATGATAACACCAAATTTGATGGGGTTAAAGATGATAAGGCCGAACTGCCAGATCCATATAAGCTAACTTATTTAAAGGAAGGATACAAAAAACTCGATTTTACTTTCCCTGATCTTAACGGCAAGCCAGTATCACTAAGTGACGATAAATACAAAGGCAAAGTGGTAATTATTGAAGTGGTTGGTACCTGGTGCCCTAACTGCACTGATCAAACAGTATTCCTTTCACCCTGGTTCAATAAAAATAAAGATAGGGGTGTTGAGGCGATCGCGATCGGCTTTGAACAAAAGGACAGCCTGAAATACGCCCAATATACTTTAGGCAAGCTGCGTGACAAGTACAATATCCAGTATGATATTTTATTTGGTGGCCTTGCCGATAAAAAGATCGTTTCACAAAAACTACCGGCGCTTAACAAGTTCGTTGCTTTTCCAACAACTATAATAATTGATAGGAAAGGTGATGTACGCGAAATATATACAGGTTACACGGGCACTGTAACAGGTAAATATTACCAGGATTATGAAAAGAAGTTTAACAAGCTTTTAGATGAACTGATAGCCGAACCTGCACCTGCAATAGCCGCAATATCCAATCAAGATAATAACAATAATAAATAA
- a CDS encoding peroxiredoxin family protein: protein MIIKNLFKSTCLVAGILFSSVLLSATNDPGGKFIKEGIWRGVFTVSETQVPFNFELKGKDPEHAVFTLLNGSRRDNFHVQRLGKDSLFIKMNTYDAALVAKINDDGSLTGEYRSLVPNFRGNSLPFTAEYGKSYRFVEPGKDVAPAEDLTGKWEIKTYSKDAVPASIALLKQKGNKITGVVMTVVGDTREIEGTVQGDEFALSGFTGPSPFIIKGKINPDHTLTGEEGFGIYKNLKFDAAKNADAELPDPYKITFLKEGYKKLDFSFPGIDGKQVSLSDDKYKGKVVIVEVIGTWCPNCTDQTVFLSPWFNKNKHRGVEAIAIGFEQKDSLAYAKYTLGKLKEKYNIQYDIAFGGLADKKLVSQKLPALNKFIAFPTTIIIDRKGDVREIYTGYTGTVTGKYHEDYEKKFNKVLDELIAEPVPETVTASVAADKPSNQ, encoded by the coding sequence ATGATTATCAAAAACTTATTTAAATCAACATGCCTGGTAGCGGGCATATTATTTAGCAGCGTATTACTGTCGGCCACAAATGATCCTGGCGGTAAATTCATAAAAGAAGGTATATGGCGGGGTGTATTTACTGTAAGCGAAACACAGGTGCCATTTAATTTCGAACTAAAGGGAAAAGATCCGGAACATGCGGTATTTACATTGTTAAATGGTTCGCGCCGTGATAACTTTCATGTGCAGCGCTTAGGTAAGGATTCATTATTTATTAAAATGAATACCTATGACGCGGCCCTGGTTGCAAAAATTAATGATGACGGCAGCCTAACCGGTGAATACCGTAGCCTGGTGCCTAATTTTAGAGGTAACTCATTACCATTTACTGCCGAGTATGGCAAAAGTTATCGCTTTGTGGAGCCAGGCAAAGATGTTGCACCAGCAGAAGATCTTACCGGTAAATGGGAAATCAAAACCTATAGTAAAGATGCTGTACCTGCATCAATTGCCTTATTAAAACAAAAGGGTAATAAAATTACCGGTGTTGTGATGACCGTTGTGGGTGATACCCGCGAAATAGAAGGTACTGTGCAAGGAGATGAATTTGCCTTATCTGGCTTTACCGGTCCAAGTCCTTTCATTATTAAGGGTAAAATTAATCCTGACCATACACTTACCGGCGAAGAGGGTTTCGGTATTTATAAGAACCTGAAGTTTGATGCCGCTAAAAATGCCGACGCGGAGTTGCCCGATCCATACAAGATTACTTTCTTAAAAGAAGGGTATAAAAAACTGGATTTTTCTTTCCCGGGCATTGATGGCAAGCAGGTATCATTAAGTGATGATAAATATAAGGGCAAGGTGGTAATTGTTGAAGTTATAGGCACCTGGTGCCCTAATTGCACAGATCAAACTGTTTTTCTGTCGCCATGGTTCAATAAAAACAAACATAGGGGAGTAGAAGCCATTGCCATTGGCTTTGAGCAAAAAGATAGTCTTGCTTATGCAAAATATACACTGGGCAAGCTTAAGGAAAAATATAATATTCAGTATGATATAGCGTTTGGTGGCCTGGCTGATAAAAAGCTCGTTTCGCAAAAACTGCCTGCCTTAAACAAATTCATTGCCTTTCCAACTACCATCATCATCGACAGAAAAGGCGATGTGCGCGAAATATATACAGGCTACACAGGTACGGTAACCGGCAAATATCATGAGGATTATGAAAAGAAATTTAACAAAGTGCTTGATGAACTAATCGCTGAACCAGTACCCGAAACAGTAACCGCATCTGTAGCAGCCGATAAGCCATCAAACCAATAA
- a CDS encoding protein-disulfide reductase DsbD domain-containing protein, with translation MKKIIIAALTFIIYANAYSQVLAPVKWSYGAKKVDNSTAIIFIKATIDSGWHIYSQTVKDGGPVKTTLTFTPADGYSLLGITAEPKPITHYEKAFDMDVQYFEKSVVFQQKVKLASNQQLVKGSIQFMACNSKQCLPPDDVDFTILVK, from the coding sequence ATGAAGAAAATAATAATCGCGGCCTTAACTTTTATTATTTACGCCAATGCTTATTCGCAGGTACTTGCACCGGTAAAATGGTCATATGGCGCTAAAAAAGTTGATAATTCAACAGCCATAATATTTATAAAAGCCACAATTGATAGTGGCTGGCATATTTATTCGCAAACAGTTAAAGATGGCGGCCCTGTAAAAACCACATTAACTTTTACTCCCGCAGATGGTTACAGTTTATTAGGTATTACCGCTGAACCCAAACCAATTACTCATTATGAAAAGGCTTTCGATATGGATGTGCAGTATTTTGAAAAATCGGTTGTTTTTCAGCAAAAGGTAAAGCTCGCTTCTAATCAACAGCTAGTTAAAGGCAGTATACAATTTATGGCCTGCAACAGCAAGCAATGCCTGCCGCCTGATGATGTTGATTTTACTATACTTGTAAAATAG